In one window of Mucilaginibacter auburnensis DNA:
- a CDS encoding DinB family protein, giving the protein MNKGLDFIRKARLVQVNTIKELSIEQLNQIPKGFNNNIIWNMAHLIATQQIVCYRRAGVEPILDADFINAYAPGSKPEGPVKSEEIARIQELFFSTLDQFEQDLQAGLFNNYTAWTTRAGVDINTIDDVLAFLPYHEGIHMGYIQAQKRVLSP; this is encoded by the coding sequence ATGAACAAAGGTCTCGACTTTATACGCAAGGCACGTTTGGTGCAAGTTAATACTATCAAAGAGCTAAGCATTGAACAACTCAATCAAATACCAAAAGGTTTTAACAACAACATTATCTGGAACATGGCACACCTCATAGCCACGCAGCAGATAGTTTGCTACCGCCGGGCTGGCGTTGAACCTATATTAGATGCTGACTTTATTAATGCATATGCGCCGGGAAGCAAACCAGAAGGACCTGTTAAATCTGAAGAAATAGCGCGCATACAGGAACTGTTTTTCAGTACGTTAGATCAATTTGAGCAGGACCTGCAAGCAGGTTTATTTAACAATTACACGGCCTGGACCACCCGTGCTGGCGTTGACATTAACACCATTGATGATGTTTTAGCCTTTTTGCCTTACCATGAAGGTATACATATGGGTTATATTCAGGCGCAAAAAAGGGTGTTGAGCCCCTAA
- the dnaE gene encoding DNA polymerase III subunit alpha, with protein sequence MPEFSHLHVHTQFSLLDGAADISKLYKKAAADGMKALAITDHGNMFGVFKFVAEAGKHNVKPIVGCEFYVVEDRHKKQFTKEKKDVRRHQLFLAKNPEGYKNLVKLCSYGYMEGLYSKWPRIDKELILKHHKGLIATTCCIGASVPQTILKGTPEEAEAEFKWWLDLFGEDYYIELQRHEIPEQEIINQQLLKYAKKYNVKVICSNDSHYVDQQDSNAHDILLCVNTGDMQSTPIATDEEGGKGYRFGFPNDQFYFKTQAEMGQLFHDLPESLDNTGEIVDKVEVLKLKRDILLPNFVIPNEFKIHSESTPDSDTLNQWEYLKHLTFKGAAERYSDLTAEIEERINFELFTIRTMGFAGYFLIVADFIKAGRDMGVFIGPGRGSAAGSVVAYCIGITNIDPVKYNLLFERFLNPDRKSMPDIDTDFDDAGRQRVIDYVVDKYGKNQVAQIITYGSMAARTSIQDVGRVLDMPLSDVSALKKLVPETLGINLKTAIEQVPELQDIYKSNDLKGVVLREAEKLEGSVRNTGVHAAGIIIAPYDLTDIVPVATAKDSDLLVTQYDGRVIEDAGVIKMDFLGLKTLTILKDALRLIKQNHGVEIDIDYIPLDDQKTFELYQRGDTNGTFQFESDGMQMYLRELKPDKFEDLIAMNALYRPGPIEYIPNFINRKHGREPITFDLPDMEEYLGETYGITVYQEQVMLLSQKLAGFSKGDADVLRKAMGKKQIEVLNKMEAQFMDGASAKGHPKDKLTKIWNDWKAFAQYAFNKSHSTCYAFVAYQTAYLKAHYPSEYMAAVLNNQNSIEKITFFMEECRRMGIEVLGPDINESYMAFTANKNGVIRFGLAGVKGVGEKAVESIIDERIERGPYKDVYDFARRSNTRSVNRKAYENLVYGGAFDNFGYHRAQFFAKSENVPLTGVERLIKYSNDYQNTQNSSQSSLFGGSVASFVPEPPMPECEEWGLIEKLKCEKDVIGIYLTGHPLDNYKLELEKYCNSTIADLKNMQKARSGEGGEEVMAAFAALRRKGEVCIGGLVGNAQHKMTKTGRPFGTFVLEDYYESYEFALFGDDYVKFKDLMVNGYFLHIKGTIEEKFRQKDNWDLRITTMSLLTEMRDKLTRSLTVALDLSAINSQLMQDIQKVVNINNEKYPVKNCSLRFIIKDREDSLLVDMASKTYKVNPSDDLMADIASLTRTQPILN encoded by the coding sequence ATGCCGGAATTTTCACACTTACACGTACACACCCAGTTTTCACTATTAGACGGTGCTGCCGATATATCCAAGCTTTATAAAAAAGCTGCTGCGGATGGCATGAAAGCGCTGGCTATTACTGACCATGGTAACATGTTTGGGGTGTTTAAATTTGTGGCCGAGGCCGGTAAACACAATGTTAAACCCATTGTAGGCTGCGAGTTTTATGTGGTTGAGGATCGCCATAAAAAACAATTCACCAAAGAGAAAAAAGATGTACGCCGGCACCAGCTTTTCTTAGCTAAAAACCCCGAAGGTTATAAAAACCTGGTTAAGCTGTGCTCTTACGGCTACATGGAAGGCCTTTACAGCAAATGGCCCCGTATTGATAAAGAACTTATATTAAAGCACCATAAAGGGCTTATTGCCACTACTTGCTGTATTGGCGCATCGGTACCGCAAACTATTTTAAAAGGTACACCGGAGGAAGCGGAGGCCGAATTTAAATGGTGGCTCGACCTGTTTGGCGAAGACTATTACATAGAATTACAACGACATGAAATTCCAGAGCAGGAGATCATCAACCAGCAACTGCTCAAATACGCCAAAAAATATAATGTAAAGGTGATCTGCTCTAATGATTCGCACTACGTGGATCAGCAGGACAGTAACGCGCACGATATTTTGCTTTGTGTGAACACCGGCGATATGCAAAGCACTCCTATTGCTACCGATGAGGAAGGCGGCAAGGGATACAGGTTTGGTTTCCCTAACGACCAATTCTATTTTAAAACACAGGCCGAAATGGGACAACTGTTCCATGACCTGCCGGAATCATTAGACAACACAGGCGAGATCGTGGACAAGGTGGAGGTATTGAAGCTGAAACGCGACATATTGCTACCTAACTTTGTTATCCCCAACGAGTTTAAAATACACAGCGAAAGCACGCCGGATTCGGATACGCTAAACCAGTGGGAATACCTTAAACACTTAACGTTTAAGGGTGCTGCCGAGCGTTACAGTGACCTCACCGCCGAAATTGAAGAACGCATCAACTTTGAGTTGTTCACCATACGCACCATGGGCTTTGCGGGCTACTTCCTTATCGTGGCCGACTTTATTAAAGCCGGGCGAGATATGGGTGTATTTATTGGCCCGGGGCGTGGTTCGGCAGCGGGTTCGGTGGTGGCTTATTGTATAGGCATCACCAACATAGACCCTGTAAAATATAACCTGCTGTTTGAAAGATTCCTGAACCCCGACCGTAAGTCGATGCCCGATATTGATACGGACTTTGACGATGCCGGCAGGCAGCGTGTAATTGATTACGTAGTTGATAAGTACGGCAAAAATCAGGTGGCGCAGATCATCACCTACGGTTCAATGGCTGCGCGTACCAGTATTCAGGATGTTGGCCGCGTACTGGATATGCCATTATCAGATGTTAGCGCACTGAAAAAGCTGGTGCCTGAAACCTTGGGTATCAACCTGAAAACCGCTATCGAGCAGGTGCCTGAACTACAGGATATCTACAAATCAAACGACCTGAAAGGTGTGGTACTTCGCGAGGCTGAAAAGCTGGAGGGTTCTGTACGTAATACAGGTGTACACGCTGCAGGTATCATTATCGCCCCATATGACCTTACCGACATTGTACCGGTAGCAACAGCAAAGGATTCTGACCTGTTGGTTACCCAATATGATGGCCGTGTTATTGAGGATGCAGGCGTTATCAAGATGGACTTTTTGGGGCTAAAAACGCTTACTATTTTAAAGGACGCCCTTCGCCTCATCAAGCAAAATCATGGTGTTGAGATAGATATAGATTACATCCCGCTTGACGACCAGAAAACTTTTGAGCTATACCAACGCGGCGATACCAACGGCACGTTCCAGTTTGAAAGTGATGGTATGCAAATGTACCTGCGCGAACTAAAACCCGATAAGTTTGAGGACTTGATAGCCATGAACGCCCTTTATCGTCCGGGGCCGATAGAGTATATACCCAACTTTATTAACCGTAAGCATGGCCGTGAACCCATAACGTTTGACTTGCCGGATATGGAAGAATACCTGGGTGAAACCTACGGTATTACGGTGTATCAGGAGCAGGTGATGCTTCTATCGCAGAAACTGGCTGGCTTTAGTAAAGGTGATGCCGACGTTCTGCGTAAAGCCATGGGTAAAAAGCAGATTGAGGTATTGAACAAAATGGAGGCGCAGTTTATGGATGGCGCTTCGGCTAAAGGGCATCCAAAAGATAAGCTGACAAAGATATGGAACGATTGGAAAGCATTTGCCCAATACGCGTTCAACAAATCGCACTCCACCTGTTATGCATTTGTGGCCTATCAAACGGCTTATTTAAAAGCGCATTATCCTTCTGAATACATGGCCGCGGTTTTAAACAACCAGAATAGTATTGAGAAGATCACCTTCTTTATGGAGGAGTGCCGCCGCATGGGTATTGAGGTTTTGGGCCCTGATATTAACGAAAGTTATATGGCCTTTACCGCTAATAAAAACGGCGTTATCCGCTTTGGTTTGGCCGGTGTTAAAGGCGTTGGCGAAAAGGCGGTTGAAAGCATTATTGATGAGCGCATTGAGCGCGGCCCTTATAAGGATGTTTACGATTTTGCAAGGCGCTCTAACACACGTAGCGTTAACCGCAAGGCTTATGAAAATTTAGTTTATGGCGGCGCGTTTGATAATTTCGGTTATCACCGGGCGCAGTTTTTCGCTAAATCAGAGAATGTACCGCTTACCGGGGTAGAACGTTTGATCAAGTACTCAAATGATTACCAAAATACACAAAACAGCTCACAGTCTTCCCTATTTGGCGGGTCGGTAGCCTCATTTGTTCCGGAACCGCCTATGCCTGAGTGCGAAGAGTGGGGTTTGATAGAAAAATTAAAGTGTGAGAAAGACGTAATTGGTATATACCTTACCGGACACCCGCTTGACAATTATAAATTGGAGCTGGAAAAGTATTGTAATAGTACCATTGCCGATTTAAAGAATATGCAAAAAGCCCGCTCGGGCGAAGGTGGCGAAGAAGTAATGGCTGCTTTTGCCGCGCTTAGAAGAAAGGGCGAGGTATGCATTGGCGGACTGGTGGGTAACGCTCAGCATAAAATGACAAAAACGGGCAGGCCTTTCGGCACCTTTGTTTTGGAAGATTACTATGAATCGTACGAGTTTGCCCTTTTTGGCGATGACTACGTGAAGTTTAAGGATCTCATGGTTAATGGTTACTTTCTTCATATTAAAGGTACAATTGAAGAAAAATTCAGACAGAAAGATAACTGGGACCTGCGCATAACTACTATGAGCCTGCTCACAGAAATGCGCGACAAGTTAACCCGCTCTTTAACCGTAGCGCTTGACCTGAGTGCCATTAACTCACAACTGATGCAGGATATTCAAAAGGTAGTAAATATCAACAACGAAAAATATCCGGTAAAAAACTGCTCGCTGCGTTTCATTATAAAAGACCGCGAAGATTCTTTATTGGTTGATATGGCCTCAAAAACGTACAAGGTAAACCCAAGTGATGACCTAATGGCAGATATAGCATCGCTTACCCGCACACAGCCTATTTTAAATTAA
- a CDS encoding low molecular weight protein tyrosine phosphatase family protein gives MDRPNILVICGKNKRRSRTAEFIFKNDDRFNIRSAGLSPKSDRRLTENDLIWADLILVMETEHRSRLKQTYAATTNALVEVLHVPDEYEFMDEELIEILQTKIDDLFHRYFKS, from the coding sequence ATGGACAGACCGAATATACTTGTAATATGTGGCAAAAATAAGCGACGAAGCCGTACCGCCGAGTTCATTTTTAAAAATGATGATCGCTTCAATATCCGTTCTGCAGGTTTAAGCCCCAAGAGCGATAGGCGATTAACCGAAAACGACCTGATCTGGGCCGACCTTATCCTGGTTATGGAAACAGAGCACCGTTCCCGTTTAAAACAAACATACGCCGCAACCACCAACGCACTGGTTGAAGTGCTTCACGTTCCGGATGAATATGAGTTTATGGATGAGGAATTGATTGAAATATTACAAACCAAAATTGACGATTTGTTCCATCGGTACTTCAAAAGTTGA
- a CDS encoding YqaE/Pmp3 family membrane protein: MRFFLCIICPPLAVLTTGRIGAFILSIILTICFWIPGVIHAILVTNDYYSARRHRQLVRVMRRA, translated from the coding sequence ATGCGTTTCTTTTTATGTATCATATGTCCGCCATTAGCCGTGTTAACTACCGGCCGCATTGGTGCCTTTATATTAAGTATTATATTAACCATTTGCTTTTGGATACCCGGCGTTATACATGCCATATTGGTTACCAATGATTATTATTCGGCACGCCGCCACAGGCAACTGGTTAGGGTGATGCGCAGAGCATAG
- a CDS encoding DUF58 domain-containing protein: MSQLNEDQHVRQLANLELLARQVVEGFITGLHQSPFHGFSVEFAEHRLYNNGESVKNIDWKLFAKTDKLFVKQFEEETNLRCYLVLDTSSSMNFPEQGLNKLQFSIYGIASLMYLFKKQRDAFGLCTFSDKIDKLTPAKSASTHLFYLYAELEKLYQQPNTNTTTNIADVLHHVADQVHQRSLIIIFSDMLENNMDNAKLQALFAAIQHLKYNKHEVIIFNVNDKQKEMEFSFDNRPHHFIDMESGEEIKVHPGKIRNAYQTSLMHYRRELELKCAQYNIDIVDAAVQDGYYQILRSYLIKRNSMI, encoded by the coding sequence ATGTCGCAACTCAACGAAGATCAGCACGTAAGGCAATTAGCCAACCTTGAATTATTGGCCCGGCAAGTGGTTGAAGGTTTTATTACCGGCCTGCACCAAAGTCCGTTTCATGGCTTTTCGGTTGAGTTTGCCGAACACCGCTTATATAACAATGGCGAGTCGGTTAAGAATATAGATTGGAAGTTGTTTGCCAAAACAGATAAGCTGTTTGTTAAGCAGTTTGAAGAAGAAACCAACCTGCGCTGTTATCTGGTTTTAGATACATCCTCGTCTATGAACTTCCCCGAGCAGGGTTTGAATAAGCTGCAGTTCTCCATATATGGTATTGCATCGTTAATGTACCTCTTCAAAAAGCAGCGCGATGCTTTCGGTTTGTGTACGTTCTCTGATAAAATTGATAAGTTAACACCGGCCAAATCGGCGTCAACCCATTTATTTTATTTGTATGCCGAACTGGAAAAACTGTACCAGCAACCCAACACCAATACAACTACTAACATTGCCGATGTATTGCATCATGTAGCAGATCAGGTACACCAACGGTCGCTTATCATTATATTCAGTGATATGTTGGAGAATAATATGGACAATGCCAAACTGCAAGCGCTTTTTGCAGCTATACAACACTTAAAATATAACAAGCACGAGGTTATTATTTTTAACGTGAATGATAAGCAAAAAGAAATGGAATTTAGTTTTGATAACCGTCCGCATCATTTTATTGATATGGAGAGCGGGGAAGAAATTAAGGTGCATCCGGGTAAAATACGTAACGCTTACCAAACCTCGTTAATGCATTACCGGCGCGAGCTCGAACTAAAATGCGCACAATACAATATTGATATTGTTGACGCTGCTGTACAGGATGGTTATTACCAGATACTGCGCTCCTATCTTATTAAAAGGAACAGCATGATCTAA
- a CDS encoding glycosyltransferase family 39 protein — MPSPTEQNTIKTNLILGWFLAGWTLLNIIQAFTLEIHADEAYYWMYSKFLDWGYFDHPPMVAVFIKIGDSLVHNEFGLRLVTIITSSLSIYVLWLILKKYSVDVWQFVLITAGIFIFSIYGFTTTPDAPLYFFAILFYYVYQKYIDDDSWLLALLLGVLIACMLYSKYHAVLLVFFTVASNINLFRRPSFYLIAALAVALYLPHILWQVQHGYPSLNYHLYERAASIYNSSNSYSYLPGQLLMAGPLIGWFLFYRAFTIKIKDAFIRCLLVNCVGTLIFFFITTFRGEAQPHWTLIAFAPLAMLALIGFKQVGGVSRWFYLLAVVNIVLIVTVRLCLVFGVPFVKQLGQIKSYFGFKDWANVVKQKAGNAYVVMADGFQNPSKYNYYTNSLKGFSYDSRFYHRTQFDIWPIEEKMQRQRVLYLNDYKNRLTTDSIKTAHWTWYIQWIDDFRTYQKVKIETKVNAINVKQGDSVKVDLMITNPYKTAINFSNVDRMQHVLLGAAFFKGDKLVRAQKSDDAFNQITLQPGESKLYTFNLIPPKQKGTYQLIFSVKTTPFAGSTNSRTIKLTVE; from the coding sequence ATGCCATCTCCAACAGAACAGAACACCATTAAGACCAATCTTATTTTAGGCTGGTTTCTGGCAGGTTGGACACTCCTTAACATCATACAAGCTTTTACCCTTGAGATACACGCCGATGAAGCTTATTACTGGATGTATTCCAAGTTTTTAGACTGGGGTTATTTTGATCATCCGCCAATGGTGGCTGTTTTTATTAAAATTGGCGATTCGTTGGTGCACAATGAGTTCGGACTGAGGTTGGTTACCATTATAACCAGCAGCTTGTCTATTTACGTACTGTGGCTGATCTTAAAGAAATATTCGGTTGATGTATGGCAGTTTGTGTTGATTACCGCAGGCATATTCATTTTTAGTATATACGGATTCACCACCACGCCCGATGCGCCATTGTATTTCTTCGCTATACTATTTTACTACGTTTACCAAAAATATATAGATGACGACAGCTGGTTGTTAGCCTTGCTGTTAGGTGTGCTCATTGCCTGCATGTTGTATAGCAAATACCATGCGGTGCTGTTGGTTTTTTTTACCGTGGCTTCTAATATTAATTTGTTCAGGCGTCCGTCGTTTTACCTCATAGCCGCGTTGGCTGTGGCGCTTTACCTACCGCATATTTTATGGCAGGTGCAGCATGGTTACCCATCACTTAATTACCATTTGTATGAGCGGGCCGCAAGTATCTATAATTCAAGTAACAGTTATTCGTACTTACCCGGACAGTTGTTAATGGCCGGACCGCTAATTGGCTGGTTTTTATTTTATCGCGCTTTCACCATAAAAATTAAAGATGCCTTTATACGCTGTTTATTGGTAAACTGCGTTGGTACGCTGATCTTCTTTTTTATTACAACATTCAGGGGCGAGGCGCAGCCACACTGGACGCTGATAGCCTTTGCGCCGCTTGCTATGCTGGCGCTTATAGGCTTTAAGCAAGTTGGTGGAGTGTCGCGTTGGTTTTATCTGCTTGCCGTTGTAAACATAGTACTTATTGTTACTGTAAGGTTGTGCCTGGTGTTTGGAGTTCCGTTTGTAAAGCAGTTAGGGCAAATCAAAAGCTATTTCGGTTTTAAAGACTGGGCCAACGTGGTCAAACAAAAGGCAGGCAACGCTTATGTGGTTATGGCAGATGGCTTTCAAAACCCGTCTAAATACAATTATTACACAAACAGTCTGAAAGGGTTCTCGTACGATTCGCGTTTTTATCATCGTACCCAGTTTGATATCTGGCCCATTGAAGAAAAAATGCAGAGGCAACGCGTGCTTTATTTAAATGATTATAAAAACCGTTTGACCACAGATTCCATAAAAACTGCACACTGGACCTGGTACATACAATGGATAGATGATTTCCGTACTTATCAAAAGGTTAAAATCGAAACAAAAGTAAATGCGATAAACGTTAAGCAGGGCGATAGCGTTAAAGTTGACCTGATGATCACTAACCCATACAAAACCGCTATCAACTTTAGCAATGTTGATCGTATGCAACATGTTTTGTTAGGTGCAGCATTTTTTAAAGGAGATAAACTGGTACGCGCCCAAAAAAGCGACGATGCTTTTAATCAGATCACTTTACAGCCTGGGGAAAGCAAACTCTATACATTTAACCTGATTCCGCCTAAACAAAAAGGTACTTACCAGTTGATTTTTTCGGTGAAAACAACTCCTTTTGCAGGCAGTACCAACAGCAGGACAATTAAACTCACAGTAGAATAG
- a CDS encoding head GIN domain-containing protein, translated as MKINFKVLLAAVLLTSATQSFANPLKPVHTIVADVEDRKVSDFKGINLSGSYDYYVKQGNTNAVRVEAPAKVLPYIITEVKNGVLNVYTKNHTNWGNLFNNEKIAVYITAKDINSIKLSGSGDVFFKEGINSTDMAVTLSGSGDVVGKINASSVECTLTGSGDLKISGRAENARIKLTGSGDLSARDLQTVNTYVELVGSGDVDVNVSGSLNAKLAGSGDIRYSGNPKSVSKSKSGSGSIERG; from the coding sequence ATGAAAATAAATTTCAAAGTGTTATTAGCCGCCGTGTTGCTTACAAGCGCTACACAATCTTTTGCCAACCCGCTTAAACCTGTTCACACAATTGTTGCAGATGTTGAAGACCGCAAGGTATCCGACTTTAAAGGGATCAATTTATCGGGTTCTTACGACTATTACGTAAAACAGGGAAATACCAATGCAGTGCGCGTTGAGGCACCGGCCAAAGTGCTGCCGTATATTATTACCGAGGTTAAAAACGGTGTACTGAACGTTTACACAAAAAACCACACCAACTGGGGCAATTTGTTCAATAACGAAAAAATAGCTGTTTACATTACTGCTAAAGACATTAACAGTATTAAGCTTTCAGGATCGGGCGATGTATTCTTCAAAGAAGGCATAAACAGCACTGACATGGCTGTTACGCTTAGCGGATCGGGCGATGTTGTGGGCAAAATAAACGCTAGTTCTGTTGAATGCACATTAACAGGTTCGGGCGACCTAAAAATTAGCGGTCGTGCCGAGAATGCCAGGATAAAACTGACCGGTTCGGGCGATCTTTCTGCCCGCGACTTGCAAACCGTTAATACTTACGTTGAGTTGGTAGGTTCGGGCGATGTTGATGTAAATGTTAGCGGAAGTTTGAACGCTAAATTAGCCGGCTCCGGCGACATACGTTACAGCGGAAATCCTAAAAGCGTTTCTAAATCAAAATCAGGCAGCGGAAGTATTGAGAGAGGATAA
- a CDS encoding alpha/beta hydrolase, with amino-acid sequence MKFISILAALILFNITAVFSQDAKQIPLYPNGVPNSKKGPDTYVEQDMNGRVSKVIEPTLIPFLPEKGTANGTAVIICPGGGYGFLAMTGEGYPAAKEFNKIGVTAFVLKYRLPSDDIMTDKSIGPLQDAQAAMALVRSRAAEWGINPNRIGIMGFSAGGHLASTAGTHFNTPVIENKANVSLRADFMILIYPVITFGELTHGGSKRGLIGTTPTQDKVDLYSNEKQVTANTPPTFIIHAQDDTTVPVQNTLMFYDALVKNKVPSEMHIYPAGGHGFGINNRKSKENWFDWCKGWMDTNGWLTAAK; translated from the coding sequence ATGAAATTCATATCAATACTGGCGGCATTAATCCTGTTCAACATAACAGCTGTTTTTTCGCAAGACGCCAAACAAATACCACTATATCCTAACGGCGTTCCCAACTCCAAAAAAGGACCGGATACTTATGTTGAGCAGGATATGAACGGCCGGGTATCAAAAGTAATCGAGCCCACACTCATCCCATTTTTACCCGAAAAAGGCACCGCTAACGGCACCGCGGTAATTATTTGCCCCGGCGGCGGTTATGGATTTTTGGCCATGACCGGTGAGGGTTACCCTGCTGCTAAAGAATTTAATAAGATAGGCGTTACGGCCTTTGTGTTAAAATACCGTTTACCAAGCGATGACATCATGACTGATAAAAGCATCGGTCCGCTGCAGGATGCACAGGCTGCTATGGCTTTGGTACGCTCGCGCGCTGCCGAATGGGGTATTAACCCTAACCGCATAGGCATTATGGGCTTTTCTGCCGGTGGTCACCTGGCATCAACCGCGGGCACGCACTTCAACACGCCGGTAATTGAAAACAAAGCAAACGTTAGTCTACGGGCCGATTTTATGATATTGATCTACCCTGTTATAACCTTTGGCGAATTAACGCACGGCGGTTCAAAAAGAGGGTTGATTGGCACAACGCCTACGCAGGACAAAGTGGATCTTTACTCTAACGAAAAACAGGTTACGGCTAATACACCTCCTACCTTCATCATTCATGCGCAAGACGATACAACCGTGCCTGTACAAAACACGCTGATGTTTTATGATGCACTGGTAAAAAACAAAGTACCCTCAGAAATGCATATTTATCCTGCCGGCGGGCACGGCTTTGGTATAAACAACCGGAAAAGCAAAGAAAACTGGTTTGATTGGTGTAAAGGCTGGATGGACACTAACGGCTGGCTTACTGCCGCCAAATAA
- the trxA gene encoding thioredoxin, translated as MALEITDANFEELVLKSDKPVLVDFWAEWCGPCRMVGPVVEEISKDYADKAVVGKVNVDHNPGISVKYGIRNIPALLYFKNGEIVDKQIGAVPKSVLAGKLDKQLA; from the coding sequence ATGGCTTTAGAAATAACCGACGCAAACTTTGAGGAGCTTGTGCTTAAATCAGATAAACCCGTATTAGTTGACTTTTGGGCTGAATGGTGCGGTCCTTGTAGAATGGTTGGCCCGGTAGTAGAAGAAATATCAAAAGATTATGCAGATAAGGCTGTAGTTGGAAAAGTGAATGTTGACCATAACCCAGGTATCTCTGTAAAATACGGCATCCGTAATATACCTGCGTTATTATACTTCAAAAACGGCGAGATAGTTGACAAACAAATCGGCGCTGTTCCTAAATCAGTATTAGCTGGTAAATTAGACAAGCAACTGGCATAA